TAAACGGTTTTGACCTGGCAGGTTATGCCATTCGTACGACTAACGCAGATGAAATGAATCCATCGACTGCAAAAATTGGAGAGCTTTGGGCCAAGTTTTACGCAAACGCTGCTCCAAAATTGAACGAAAAGTCAAAAGTTTACGGTGTGTACACTAACTATGAATCTGATTTTTCGGGGGCTTTTGAAGTTATCGCTTGTTCGGATACGTTATCACCAGAGCGATTGTCAGACTCAGTAAAAGTGAAGATCGCTTCTGGCAAATACGTGACGTTTACTGCAAGCGGTGAGATGCCACAAGCCGTTATAGACCTATGGGGAGAGGTGTGGAGCTACTTTAGTAGTGAAAATTGCTTGTACCAACGAGCATACACAACAGACTTTGAATACTATAAAAGTGCCCATGAAGTCGAGATTGCTATTGCGGTTAAATAGTGACTTAGCAAGTGTTTAAGCGTATGAATTTAAAGATAAGTTAAAATTATTTTACAAGGTCGATTCAAAATTGATGATTATAATATTGACACCGATCTCATTATAAAGATGACGTCTTGTATTCATCTGATGGAATATATAGGGTGCCGACCTGGTGTGATATCAATCCCATATGGCATTT
This window of the Vibrio neptunius genome carries:
- a CDS encoding GyrI-like domain-containing protein, whose amino-acid sequence is MNIGEINGFDLAGYAIRTTNADEMNPSTAKIGELWAKFYANAAPKLNEKSKVYGVYTNYESDFSGAFEVIACSDTLSPERLSDSVKVKIASGKYVTFTASGEMPQAVIDLWGEVWSYFSSENCLYQRAYTTDFEYYKSAHEVEIAIAVK